The Ignavibacteriales bacterium genome has a window encoding:
- a CDS encoding triple tyrosine motif-containing protein: protein MLFYFEYPLIIFNLLLYIAKYLSWRIWAMKNTLFNKLFFVALGFFMLIGLLIYPQIVDAQIKNIRFKHLTVNDGLSNNWVHSILQDKYGFIWFGSDDGLDRFDGYSFREYKNNFRDTNSISSASAWTIFKDSRGELWIGTRLGLNRYDRKNDRFIKYSEVPQQLVCSIAEDKDKNLWVSTNTDLFCLNLENNSVHKYGRNDFSQKKNYIELSSVVVDSRNNVWIGSTNGLFLYDKEKDSFINYNYDDNDPGSLGDNRIYSILEDKAGRLWIGNQAGLDLFTNAQDHPQKGIFEHYQNDSRDESSISKGTIRSLLEDDKHNLWIGTENGGLDMINLTNFHNRVNTFIHFKNDPSNGTSLSNNSIYSLCQDEQGNIWIGTYGDGINRINLQEDKFIHLKSELGRKRSLNNSQVNTFLEEDDFLWIGTEGGLNRYNKRDDTFTHFVNDPLDKKSIGSNAVCAIYKDKLGNLWVGTWAGGLNRFDYRTETFEHYYNDPKDTSSIGSNNIFSIIEDSRGNLWIGTWGDGLNMFDRKKNTFTRYNISNSGICTNYVTSIIEAKNGALWVVDETSIERFDRVTKNFERFVHSANDTTSLSGNKVISIYEDSKGNLWIGTDAGLNLFNKSTNGFTYYQREDGLPDNSINSITQDDHGNLWMGTNKGISKFNNAVNLPIKPKFNNYTYADGLQGNGFRNRSCCKGTDGLMYFGGSNGFNVFDPDNVPENLYIPPIVITNFQIFHKPVNIGERGLGKETGVDEDLILSHTQSVISLDFAALNYIASFKNQYAFKMEGFDKDWYYVGAKHTTTYTNLNPGKYIFRVKGSNNDAVWNEKGVALPIVIKP, encoded by the coding sequence TTGTTATTCTATTTTGAATATCCTTTAATTATATTTAACTTGTTATTATACATTGCTAAATATTTATCATGGAGAATATGGGCTATGAAAAACACATTATTTAATAAACTCTTCTTCGTAGCACTCGGTTTTTTTATGCTGATAGGGCTTCTCATCTATCCTCAAATAGTAGATGCGCAAATAAAAAACATACGATTCAAGCATCTCACCGTTAATGACGGGCTTTCAAATAATTGGGTGCATTCCATTCTTCAAGATAAATATGGTTTTATTTGGTTTGGCTCCGATGACGGTTTAGATCGTTTTGATGGATATTCTTTCCGTGAATATAAAAATAACTTTCGAGATACAAATTCAATCAGCAGCGCTAGTGCTTGGACTATCTTTAAAGATAGCAGGGGAGAATTATGGATTGGCACGAGACTAGGCCTCAATCGTTATGACAGAAAAAACGACCGGTTCATTAAATATTCTGAAGTCCCACAACAACTTGTATGCTCAATCGCAGAAGATAAAGATAAAAATCTCTGGGTATCCACAAATACTGATTTATTCTGTCTTAATTTAGAAAATAATAGTGTCCATAAGTATGGCCGAAATGATTTCTCACAGAAAAAAAATTACATAGAACTTTCTTCAGTAGTTGTTGACAGTAGAAATAATGTATGGATAGGTAGCACTAATGGTTTATTCTTGTATGATAAAGAAAAAGATTCTTTTATTAATTATAATTACGATGATAACGATCCCGGTAGTTTAGGAGATAACCGTATCTATTCAATATTGGAGGATAAAGCTGGCAGATTATGGATAGGCAATCAAGCTGGTTTAGATTTATTCACGAACGCACAGGACCATCCACAGAAAGGCATATTCGAACATTATCAAAACGACAGTCGAGATGAAAGCAGTATTTCAAAAGGGACAATTCGGTCTCTCTTAGAGGATGATAAACATAATCTATGGATAGGTACTGAAAACGGCGGATTGGATATGATCAATCTCACTAACTTCCATAACAGGGTCAATACCTTTATCCATTTTAAAAACGATCCTAGTAACGGAACCAGCTTGAGTAATAATTCTATTTATTCTCTATGCCAAGACGAACAAGGCAACATTTGGATTGGCACCTATGGTGATGGAATAAATAGAATTAATCTACAAGAAGATAAGTTTATTCATCTCAAGAGTGAACTCGGTAGAAAAAGATCATTGAACAATAGCCAGGTGAATACTTTCCTGGAAGAAGACGACTTTCTCTGGATAGGTACTGAAGGGGGCTTAAACAGATATAATAAAAGAGACGATACATTTACTCATTTTGTTAATGACCCTTTAGATAAAAAAAGTATAGGTTCCAATGCTGTGTGTGCTATTTATAAAGACAAACTTGGAAACTTATGGGTGGGAACATGGGCTGGCGGTCTCAACAGGTTTGACTATAGAACAGAAACATTTGAGCATTATTATAATGATCCTAAAGACACAAGTAGTATAGGCAGCAACAATATATTTTCTATTATTGAAGATAGCAGAGGAAATTTATGGATCGGAACCTGGGGTGACGGGCTGAATATGTTTGATAGAAAAAAGAACACATTCACGAGGTACAATATTTCGAATTCAGGAATATGTACAAATTATGTTACTTCAATTATTGAAGCAAAAAATGGAGCTTTATGGGTGGTAGATGAAACCTCGATCGAACGTTTCGACAGAGTAACAAAAAATTTCGAGCGTTTTGTCCATTCTGCAAATGATACGACAAGCTTGAGCGGCAATAAGGTAATATCAATTTACGAAGACAGTAAAGGGAATCTTTGGATAGGGACAGATGCGGGTCTTAATCTGTTTAATAAATCTACTAATGGATTTACATATTATCAAAGAGAAGATGGACTGCCTGATAATTCTATTAACAGCATTACTCAAGATGATCATGGAAATCTTTGGATGGGCACGAATAAAGGTATATCAAAATTCAATAATGCAGTAAATCTTCCTATAAAACCGAAGTTCAATAATTATACATATGCAGACGGTTTGCAGGGTAACGGATTTCGCAATCGGTCATGTTGTAAGGGTACCGACGGATTGATGTATTTTGGAGGTTCAAACGGATTCAACGTATTTGATCCGGACAATGTACCGGAAAACTTATATATTCCACCGATCGTCATCACTAATTTTCAAATATTTCATAAACCCGTTAACATCGGCGAAAGGGGATTGGGAAAAGAAACTGGAGTTGATGAGGATTTGATTCTGTCTCATACACAGTCCGTTATTTCATTAGATTTTGCAGCTCTCAATTATATTGCATCTTTTAAAAACCAGTATGCATTTAAAATGGAAGGATTTGACAAAGACTGGTATTATGTTGGTGCAAAACACACTACGACCTACACAAATTTAAATCCAGGGAAGTATATTTTTCGAGTCAAAGGTTCCAATAACGATGCTGTATGGAATGAGAAAGGCGTTGCTTTGCCAATAGTCATCAAGCCATAA
- a CDS encoding PAS domain S-box protein: MKNERNKGRKFIRENVKKPKPRLQKRKHTEQNITERKRAEEKIQRANRVYAVISQIYQAIVRTRDKDKLFEEVCHIAVENGKFKMAWIGIVDEETKLVQPVTFSGVEDGYLSTIKKISISDVPEGRGPTGTAIREGKHFVCNDIADDPRMTPWKDEALKRGYHSSIALPLKRFGRVIGTFSLYASTPQFFNQEEIVLLDEVTNDISFALESIETEKKRKEAEEALHESEQRLSSIYDTVGDVIYHLTVEAQDKYRFISINQAFCNLTGLSEEMVVGKLVNEVIPEPSLSMVLGKYRQAIEENSIIRWEETSDYPTGRLVGDVSIAPIVDDKGRCTHLVGSVHDITERKRVEGALRESEDKFKYVFDHSLIGKSITFPSGEIHVNRAFCEMLGYSPEELQNQKWQDITHHDDIELTQRAINPLLNGEKDLLQFSKRYIHKNGDVVWVEVSTSMRRDKKNQPLYFITSVMNITERKRAEEALRNSEEKFRKAFMTSPDAVTINRLKDGMYVSINQGFTRLMGYTEEDILGKTSIETNIWVDLSDRNKLVEGLKKDGPVENLVARFRSKTGEIKYGMISATIIELGGIQHILGIVRDITERKQIEEALTASEEKYRDMVEQINDVIYTTDTNGIFTYISPTVEILGGYKPEEMVGHSMGEFLDPLFIPKIKEQFQKVMAGNLEPAEYRVKIKSGELRWVRSSSRAIMKENKPIGMRGVLTDITERKQAEEAVRQLQKLEGLGTLAGGIAHDFNNILGIILGYITSIKRFKDDTKKLDLAIDIIMKAVDRGKTLVQQILTFARKTETEFGPVDVNGIVTEISSMIFEMFPKNITLAKNFDKSVPFINADRSQLNQILLNLCVNARDAMPRGGVLTINTRIVSVASLRTQYPDAAASSYVCIEVSDTGEGMTEEIQRRIFEPFFTTKGIGKGTGLGLSVVFGVVQTHKGFIDVESKIGKGTTFRLYLPALQVAEPIMEKEEETLIEIPGGAETLLVVEDEEMLMASLQMVLVEKGYTVLSAKDGLEAVNTYKNQMKEISLVLTDLGLPRMTGMEECAQIKKINPNARLIVVTGFLDPEMKSEFLKAGIQHFLYKPYDLKKVLKMVREVLDEK, translated from the coding sequence ATGAAGAATGAACGAAACAAAGGACGGAAATTCATTCGTGAGAATGTGAAGAAGCCGAAACCTCGGCTGCAGAAACGTAAGCACACTGAACAAAACATTACCGAACGCAAGCGGGCAGAGGAAAAAATCCAGAGAGCGAATCGTGTCTATGCAGTGATAAGTCAAATTTACCAAGCAATTGTAAGAACACGTGATAAAGATAAACTCTTTGAAGAAGTCTGTCACATCGCTGTTGAGAATGGTAAATTTAAGATGGCTTGGATTGGGATAGTTGACGAAGAAACAAAACTTGTGCAGCCGGTTACTTTTTCGGGTGTAGAAGATGGCTATCTCTCTACGATCAAAAAGATTTCCATAAGCGATGTACCGGAAGGACGCGGACCGACAGGAACAGCGATAAGAGAAGGAAAGCATTTTGTATGCAACGATATCGCTGACGATCCGAGAATGACTCCATGGAAAGACGAAGCACTCAAACGCGGTTATCATTCTTCGATTGCACTCCCGCTAAAACGCTTCGGCAGAGTGATAGGTACTTTTTCACTTTATGCATCCACTCCTCAATTCTTCAATCAGGAAGAAATTGTTTTATTGGATGAGGTGACGAACGATATTTCGTTTGCACTGGAATCAATCGAAACTGAAAAGAAGCGAAAGGAAGCAGAAGAAGCATTGCACGAAAGCGAACAACGGCTATCCTCCATCTACGATACTGTCGGGGATGTCATTTACCATTTAACAGTCGAGGCTCAAGATAAATATCGTTTTATTTCGATTAACCAAGCATTCTGCAATCTCACAGGATTGAGCGAGGAAATGGTAGTTGGAAAATTAGTGAACGAAGTGATCCCCGAACCTTCCCTTTCGATGGTACTTGGAAAATATAGGCAGGCAATTGAAGAGAATTCAATTATCCGATGGGAAGAGACTTCTGATTACCCAACAGGACGATTAGTCGGTGATGTAAGTATTGCCCCCATTGTTGACGATAAAGGACGCTGTACGCATCTCGTAGGTTCAGTTCATGACATAACCGAGCGCAAACGGGTCGAGGGAGCGTTGCGGGAAAGCGAGGATAAGTTCAAATACGTATTCGATCATTCCCTCATCGGAAAATCGATCACATTTCCTTCTGGCGAGATCCATGTGAATAGGGCTTTCTGTGAAATGCTGGGTTATTCACCGGAGGAACTCCAAAATCAAAAATGGCAGGACATCACTCACCACGATGATATTGAATTAACTCAAAGAGCGATTAATCCACTCCTTAATGGTGAAAAGGATTTGTTACAATTCAGTAAAAGATACATTCACAAGAATGGAGATGTTGTTTGGGTTGAGGTAAGCACATCGATGCGTCGGGATAAGAAAAACCAACCGTTGTATTTCATAACGAGCGTAATGAATATCACCGAGCGTAAGCGAGCAGAGGAAGCACTCCGTAACAGTGAAGAAAAATTTAGAAAAGCATTTATGACTAGTCCGGATGCTGTCACTATCAATCGATTGAAAGATGGCATGTATGTTTCTATCAATCAGGGTTTCACTCGTCTTATGGGATATACCGAGGAAGATATTCTTGGTAAAACTTCCATTGAAACAAATATTTGGGTCGATCTGAGCGATAGAAATAAACTGGTGGAAGGTTTAAAGAAGGATGGGCCTGTAGAAAACCTTGTTGCTCGGTTTCGCTCAAAAACCGGTGAGATAAAGTATGGGATGATATCTGCTACCATTATTGAATTAGGTGGAATCCAACATATACTGGGCATTGTTAGAGATATCACCGAACGCAAGCAAATCGAAGAAGCATTGACTGCGAGCGAAGAAAAATATCGTGATATGGTGGAACAAATCAACGACGTAATTTATACGACAGATACGAATGGAATCTTTACGTATATCAGTCCGACAGTAGAAATATTAGGCGGATACAAACCTGAAGAGATGGTAGGTCATTCCATGGGTGAATTCCTTGATCCGCTGTTTATTCCAAAGATCAAAGAACAATTCCAAAAAGTCATGGCGGGAAATCTCGAGCCGGCTGAATATCGGGTAAAAATAAAATCGGGCGAATTACGATGGGTGCGAAGTTCGAGCAGAGCAATTATGAAAGAGAATAAACCGATTGGAATGCGCGGCGTGCTCACAGACATCACCGAGCGCAAGCAGGCGGAAGAAGCCGTACGGCAACTGCAAAAGCTGGAAGGATTAGGAACTCTTGCCGGAGGGATCGCACATGATTTTAACAATATTCTAGGAATCATATTGGGGTACATCACAAGCATCAAGAGGTTTAAAGACGATACGAAGAAATTGGATCTTGCTATTGATATTATCATGAAAGCAGTGGATCGAGGCAAAACACTCGTCCAGCAGATATTAACTTTTGCGAGAAAAACAGAAACAGAATTTGGGCCGGTGGATGTGAATGGTATTGTGACAGAAATATCGAGCATGATATTTGAAATGTTCCCCAAGAATATTACGCTTGCAAAAAACTTTGATAAAAGTGTTCCTTTTATTAATGCCGATCGTTCGCAGTTAAATCAGATACTGCTGAATCTGTGTGTGAATGCACGCGATGCAATGCCACGCGGTGGTGTTCTCACCATCAATACTCGCATAGTATCCGTCGCAAGTTTGCGTACGCAATATCCAGATGCCGCTGCAAGCAGTTATGTTTGCATCGAAGTGAGTGATACAGGTGAAGGAATGACCGAAGAGATTCAAAGGCGTATCTTTGAGCCGTTTTTCACAACGAAAGGAATAGGAAAAGGAACGGGATTGGGATTGTCAGTGGTGTTTGGCGTGGTTCAAACCCATAAAGGATTTATCGATGTGGAAAGCAAAATTGGTAAAGGAACAACCTTCCGCCTTTATTTGCCCGCATTGCAAGTGGCAGAGCCAATCATGGAAAAAGAGGAAGAAACATTGATAGAAATTCCGGGCGGAGCAGAGACGTTGTTGGTTGTAGAGGATGAAGAAATGCTTATGGCGTCTCTTCAAATGGTGCTTGTTGAAAAGGGGTACACAGTTCTATCTGCCAAGGATGGATTGGAGGCAGTGAATACTTATAAAAACCAGATGAAGGAAATTTCTCTTGTGCTTACGGATCTCGGATTACCGAGGATGACCGGAATGGAGGAGTGTGCACAGATAAAAAAAATCAATCCGAACGCTCGATTAATTGTCGTTACAGGATTTCTTGATCCGGAAATGAAATCGGAATTTTTAAAAGCGGGGATACAACATTTTCTCTATAAGCCGTATGATCTCAAGAAAGTTCTGAAAATGGTAAGAGAAGTGCTGGATGAAAAATGA
- a CDS encoding MarR family transcriptional regulator yields MNNLKEAINYLSALIDNVVEETMNQFDFNDLTHQQLRYLRVIVRMKNPSISELATELKLTKPTVTVLVDKLTAKGYVKRVQSDKDKRSQHLHLAKKGMKINTIMEIAHERMAKILRSGLSETETAILIKLLRKTVRCN; encoded by the coding sequence ATGAACAATCTCAAAGAAGCAATCAATTACCTCTCTGCCCTCATCGATAATGTGGTTGAGGAAACCATGAACCAGTTCGATTTTAACGATCTCACACATCAGCAATTACGCTATCTTCGAGTTATTGTCAGAATGAAAAACCCATCAATTTCTGAACTTGCGACGGAATTGAAATTGACAAAACCAACTGTAACGGTGCTCGTCGATAAATTGACTGCCAAAGGGTATGTAAAAAGAGTACAATCTGATAAGGATAAGCGTTCTCAGCATTTGCATTTAGCGAAAAAAGGAATGAAGATAAACACCATCATGGAGATCGCCCATGAGCGTATGGCAAAAATATTAAGATCAGGATTGAGTGAGACAGAAACAGCAATCCTGATAAAGTTGTTAAGAAAAACAGTGAGATGTAACTAA
- a CDS encoding Xaa-Pro peptidase family protein, whose translation MLIKEKIAQAIGILKEFNIDCWVTFTRESAINGDPTLPFLVPADLTWHSALIITKEGNTRAIVGQFDKKMVEDTGAYKTVVGYVEGIKKPLTEYLSGLNPASIAVNYSKDSEIADGLTHGMYLTLLEFLSEINFQDRIISAERIISALRQRKTKCELQHIKEAIRQTEKIFSKVAKVIKPGMTEEQIAQFMRNEVKKAGLELAWDAHVCPAVFSGPATAGAHYNPTKRKVKPGHILNMDFGVKVDHYCSDLQRTFYILRPGETKAPPDVQKGFNTIVESIECARAAMKPGVHGVEIDSLSRQVLKKNGYEEFPHGLGHQVGRFAHDGTALLGPAWEKYAQKPFQPLEEGMVFTLEPRLTVEGYGVATVENMVVVTENGTEYLSTPQKKLICINSGIHKTSKKFPKQR comes from the coding sequence ATGCTGATCAAAGAAAAGATTGCACAGGCAATAGGCATTCTGAAAGAGTTCAACATCGATTGCTGGGTTACGTTCACCCGCGAAAGTGCCATCAACGGCGATCCGACACTTCCATTTCTCGTACCTGCGGATCTGACCTGGCATAGTGCACTCATTATCACGAAAGAGGGAAATACGAGAGCAATTGTCGGTCAATTCGATAAGAAGATGGTGGAAGATACCGGAGCTTACAAGACCGTTGTTGGATATGTGGAAGGGATAAAGAAACCATTAACGGAATATCTCAGCGGCCTGAATCCGGCATCGATTGCTGTGAACTATTCCAAGGACAGTGAAATCGCCGATGGGTTGACACACGGGATGTATCTGACACTTCTTGAATTTCTCTCTGAAATCAATTTCCAGGATCGAATTATTTCTGCCGAGAGAATAATATCTGCACTGCGGCAGCGGAAAACGAAATGCGAACTTCAACATATCAAAGAAGCAATTCGACAAACCGAAAAAATATTTTCCAAGGTTGCGAAGGTTATCAAACCGGGAATGACAGAGGAACAGATCGCTCAGTTTATGCGCAATGAAGTGAAGAAAGCCGGATTGGAATTAGCGTGGGATGCTCATGTCTGCCCGGCGGTCTTTTCCGGTCCAGCAACAGCCGGTGCACACTATAACCCTACGAAGCGAAAAGTAAAACCGGGTCATATTCTGAACATGGATTTTGGAGTCAAGGTCGATCATTATTGTTCCGATCTTCAGCGAACATTCTATATCCTGAGGCCGGGTGAAACAAAAGCGCCGCCCGATGTGCAGAAAGGTTTCAACACCATTGTCGAGTCGATAGAGTGCGCGCGCGCGGCGATGAAACCAGGAGTTCACGGAGTCGAAATTGATTCTCTCTCGAGGCAAGTTCTAAAGAAAAATGGTTACGAAGAATTTCCTCACGGCCTTGGGCATCAAGTAGGGAGATTCGCGCATGATGGAACAGCGCTGCTTGGCCCTGCATGGGAAAAATATGCACAGAAACCTTTTCAACCGTTGGAAGAGGGAATGGTTTTCACACTGGAACCACGTCTCACGGTTGAGGGCTATGGTGTGGCGACAGTCGAAAATATGGTAGTGGTGACCGAAAACGGGACAGAGTATCTTTCAACTCCGCAGAAAAAACTTATTTGTATCAACTCAGGAATTCATAAAACGTCTAAAAAATTTCCTAAGCAGCGTTAA
- a CDS encoding MFS transporter, producing MINCEDKIEIKKEKQYLGFNRNILFTGLTSFLTDTSVKMVYAVMPMFLLSMGASKTSLSIIEGIAESTASLLKSLSGFWSDKIGKNKPFMLIGYGISTIIIPLYSFVISPLQVLYLRFIERVGKGIRTAPRDSLIAGSVTNNETGKSFGLQKAMDNSGAIVGPLMAFALLFTFPDNFRLIFLLAGIPSILGVFVLFFGIREAKRSKENLFNKFHFKDFPKIYYFFLGIVFIFTLGNSTDALLMVKANEVGVKVAFIPLVYLITSIVSVLLSIPIGSLSDRIGKERILFIGYLIYAIVYYGFGATNSITVIVGLFALYGLYSAATDGIQKAFISDMIDKNKQGTGLGIYNALLGITLLPASVIAGLLYDKIDSSIPFYFGAATAVTSAILLLIFIRYNNNLKSISEDRGGIMSDCKL from the coding sequence ATGATAAACTGTGAAGATAAGATTGAAATCAAAAAAGAAAAACAATATTTAGGGTTCAACAGGAATATTCTGTTTACGGGATTGACCAGTTTTCTTACAGACACTTCTGTTAAGATGGTTTATGCTGTCATGCCGATGTTTTTGCTCTCGATGGGTGCTTCAAAAACTAGTTTGTCAATAATTGAGGGTATCGCCGAGAGTACTGCCTCGCTCCTTAAATCCCTGTCTGGTTTTTGGAGTGATAAAATCGGCAAGAACAAACCTTTTATGTTGATAGGATATGGCATTTCTACCATTATCATCCCGCTTTATTCGTTTGTCATTTCGCCCCTCCAGGTTTTATATCTGCGTTTTATCGAGAGAGTTGGAAAGGGAATTCGAACTGCGCCGCGCGACAGTCTTATTGCGGGATCGGTGACCAATAATGAGACAGGAAAAAGTTTCGGTTTACAAAAAGCGATGGACAATAGCGGTGCAATAGTTGGTCCGCTCATGGCCTTTGCATTGCTCTTCACCTTTCCTGATAACTTTAGACTTATTTTTTTGTTGGCTGGAATACCATCCATACTAGGTGTATTTGTATTATTTTTTGGCATACGAGAGGCCAAAAGGAGTAAAGAAAATCTCTTTAATAAATTCCATTTCAAAGATTTTCCAAAAATATATTATTTCTTTCTTGGGATTGTTTTCATCTTCACACTCGGAAACTCCACCGACGCTCTCTTGATGGTGAAAGCCAATGAAGTAGGAGTGAAAGTTGCTTTTATTCCGCTTGTGTATTTGATCACAAGCATTGTTTCAGTATTACTTTCCATTCCAATCGGTTCACTTTCCGATAGAATTGGGAAAGAAAGAATTCTCTTTATAGGCTATTTGATTTATGCGATCGTCTATTATGGATTTGGTGCCACGAACAGCATTACAGTTATTGTCGGTCTTTTTGCACTCTATGGATTATATTCTGCTGCAACTGACGGGATACAAAAAGCTTTTATTTCAGATATGATCGATAAAAACAAGCAGGGTACAGGTTTGGGTATCTACAATGCATTACTTGGCATCACACTGTTGCCTGCAAGTGTTATTGCAGGATTATTGTACGATAAAATCGATTCAAGCATACCATTCTATTTTGGTGCCGCAACCGCTGTAACTTCAGCAATTCTGTTACTCATCTTTATCCGTTATAACAATAACTTGAAATCGATTTCGGAAGATAGGGGTGGAATTATGAGCGATTGTAAATTATGA